One genomic window of Streptomyces sp. WP-1 includes the following:
- a CDS encoding MFS transporter produces the protein MTHTTTDAPRREASGAVVPVLAFAGIVVAVMQTLLVPVIKDLPQLLHTAPSNATWVLTSTLLSGAVATPIMGRLGDLYGKRRMLIASLAVMVVGALVSALTSQLLVMIAGRTLQGFAMGAIPLGIGLMRDMLPRERLGSAMALMSSSIGVGGGLALPAAALVAQHMDWHALFYGAAGLGVLAIALTLLTVPESPMRAAGSFDLPGALGLSAGLVLLLLPITKGSDWGWSSATTLGLFAAAVVVLLLWGLFELRAKAPLVDLRTTARPAVLFTNLASIMVGVAFYVVSLVLPQLLQLPKATGYGLGQSMVVAGLCVAPLGLTMMFTAPVYARLSARYGPRTTLIIGLLIIAIGYGGGLGLMQAAWETILTSVILGAGIGLAYSSLPALIVGAVPASETGAANGLNTLMRSIGTSVSSAVVGMVLANTAHTVGGMAIPTMHGFRVSFLIATGAVAAGLVLALCLPRTGRPVRQVRLRASSEEDDAVLELAEEVLRGFRGRVLDAAGAPVARAKVTLIDHRGRQAGAAVSDEGGRYELAVPAEGAYVLAARAYGHGPLASSASHSGAERAVELDLSLPGETVSL, from the coding sequence ATGACCCACACGACGACCGACGCACCGCGGCGCGAGGCGAGCGGGGCCGTCGTCCCGGTGCTCGCCTTCGCGGGCATCGTGGTCGCGGTGATGCAGACCCTGCTCGTGCCGGTCATCAAAGACCTGCCCCAGCTGCTGCACACCGCGCCCAGCAACGCCACCTGGGTGCTCACCTCGACCCTGCTGTCCGGCGCCGTCGCCACCCCGATCATGGGCCGGCTCGGCGATCTGTACGGCAAGCGGCGCATGCTGATCGCCAGCCTCGCCGTGATGGTGGTCGGCGCGCTGGTCAGCGCGCTCACCAGCCAGCTGCTCGTCATGATCGCGGGCCGTACCCTCCAGGGCTTCGCCATGGGCGCGATCCCCCTCGGCATCGGCCTGATGCGGGACATGCTGCCCCGCGAACGGCTCGGCTCGGCCATGGCCCTGATGAGTTCCTCCATAGGCGTGGGCGGTGGCCTCGCCCTGCCCGCCGCCGCGCTGGTCGCCCAGCACATGGACTGGCACGCGCTGTTCTACGGCGCCGCCGGCCTCGGCGTGCTCGCCATCGCCCTCACCCTGCTCACCGTCCCCGAGTCCCCGATGCGCGCGGCGGGCTCCTTCGACCTGCCCGGCGCGCTCGGGCTCTCCGCCGGCCTGGTGCTGCTCCTGCTGCCCATCACCAAGGGCAGCGACTGGGGCTGGTCCTCGGCGACGACGCTCGGCCTGTTCGCCGCGGCCGTGGTCGTCCTTCTCCTCTGGGGCCTGTTCGAGCTGCGTGCCAAGGCGCCGCTGGTCGACCTGCGCACCACCGCGCGCCCCGCGGTGCTCTTCACCAACCTGGCGTCGATCATGGTCGGCGTCGCGTTCTACGTCGTCTCGCTCGTCCTGCCCCAGCTGCTCCAGCTGCCGAAGGCCACGGGGTACGGGCTCGGCCAGTCGATGGTCGTCGCCGGTCTGTGCGTGGCGCCGCTGGGCCTGACGATGATGTTCACCGCGCCGGTGTACGCCCGGCTCTCCGCACGCTACGGCCCCCGGACCACCCTGATCATCGGCCTGCTGATCATCGCGATCGGCTACGGCGGCGGGCTCGGCCTGATGCAGGCGGCCTGGGAGACGATCCTCACGTCCGTGATCCTCGGCGCGGGCATCGGGCTCGCGTACTCCTCGCTGCCCGCGCTGATCGTCGGCGCGGTGCCGGCGTCGGAGACGGGCGCGGCGAACGGGCTCAACACGCTGATGCGCTCGATCGGTACGTCGGTGTCGAGCGCCGTCGTCGGCATGGTGCTCGCCAACACGGCGCACACCGTGGGGGGCATGGCGATCCCGACGATGCACGGGTTCCGGGTGTCGTTCCTCATCGCGACGGGCGCGGTGGCGGCGGGTCTGGTGCTGGCCCTGTGCCTGCCGAGGACGGGCCGCCCGGTGCGACAGGTGCGACTGCGGGCCAGCAGCGAGGAGGACGACGCGGTGCTGGAGCTGGCGGAGGAAGTGCTGCGGGGGTTCCGGGGGCGGGTGCTGGACGCGGCGGGGGCGCCCGTCGCGCGGGCCAAGGTGACGCTGATCGACCACCGCGGCCGGCAAGCCGGGGCGGCCGTCTCCGACGAGGGCGGCCGGTACGAGCTGGCGGTGCCGGCGGAGGGGGCGTATGTACTCGCCGCGAGGGCGTACGGGCATGGGCCGCTCGCTTCCTCCGCTTCGCACTCCGGTGCGGAGAGGGCGGTCGAGCTGGACCTCTCCCTGCCGGGTGAGACGGTGAGTTTGTAG
- a CDS encoding class I SAM-dependent methyltransferase yields the protein MLTVDFSRFPIAPGDRVLDLGCGAGRHAFECYRRGARVVALDQNAEEIREVTKWFAAMKEAGEAPEGATATALEGDALALPFPDDSFDVVIISEVMEHIPDDKGVLAEMVRVLRPGGRIAITVPRYGPEKICWTLSDAYHEVEGGHIRIYKADELVAKVRETGLKPYGSHHAHALHAPYWWLKCAFGVDNDKALPVRAYHKLLVWDIMKKPLATRLAERTLNPVMGKSFVVYATKPHLPRLAEEAAAQ from the coding sequence GTGCTGACCGTCGACTTCTCCCGGTTCCCCATCGCCCCGGGAGACCGCGTCCTGGACCTCGGCTGCGGAGCCGGCCGGCACGCGTTCGAGTGCTACCGGCGCGGCGCCCGGGTCGTGGCCCTCGACCAGAACGCCGAGGAGATCCGCGAAGTCACCAAGTGGTTCGCGGCGATGAAGGAGGCCGGCGAGGCCCCCGAGGGCGCCACCGCGACCGCGCTGGAGGGCGACGCGCTGGCGCTGCCGTTCCCGGACGACTCGTTCGACGTCGTGATCATCTCCGAGGTGATGGAGCACATCCCCGACGACAAGGGCGTGCTCGCCGAGATGGTGCGCGTGCTGCGCCCCGGCGGCCGGATCGCCATCACGGTGCCCCGCTACGGCCCGGAGAAGATCTGCTGGACGCTGTCCGACGCCTACCACGAGGTCGAGGGCGGCCACATCCGCATCTACAAGGCGGACGAACTGGTCGCGAAGGTCCGCGAGACCGGTCTGAAGCCGTACGGCAGCCACCACGCGCACGCCCTGCACGCCCCCTACTGGTGGCTGAAGTGCGCCTTCGGCGTCGACAACGACAAGGCGCTGCCGGTACGCGCGTACCACAAGCTCCTGGTCTGGGACATCATGAAGAAGCCGCTGGCCACCCGGCTCGCCGAGCGCACCCTCAACCCGGTGATGGGCAAGAGCTTCGTGGTCTACGCGACCAAGCCCCACCTGCCCCGGCTCGCCGAGGAGGCGGCCGCCCAGTGA
- a CDS encoding N-acetylmuramoyl-L-alanine amidase, translating into MSYTGPESEPPQQRRSWRVPIVVAGGALVAGGLVGWGAYAAVGGSAGGEGAAKPVGRSSPSASVSADGKAAAPLKGKIVVIDPGHNTGNFRHTAEINRQVDVGNGRKECDTTGTSTDDGYAEARFTLDVAHRLRALLERQGATVRLTHDEGGPDWGPCVDERAAIGNKAHADAAISIHADGAPAGDRGFHVILPGAVHAGGADTRPIVGPSRDLGERVASDFRRTTGEPPSNYIGHGTALDTRTDLGGLNLSTVPKVFIECGNMRDTKDAALLTSGTWRQKAARGMSEGIVSFLRES; encoded by the coding sequence GTGTCATACACAGGTCCGGAATCCGAACCCCCGCAGCAGCGTCGTTCCTGGCGGGTGCCGATCGTCGTGGCGGGTGGTGCCCTGGTGGCCGGGGGGCTGGTCGGGTGGGGGGCGTATGCGGCGGTCGGGGGGTCGGCCGGGGGTGAGGGTGCGGCGAAGCCGGTGGGGCGGAGTTCGCCGTCCGCTTCCGTGAGCGCCGACGGCAAGGCCGCGGCGCCGCTCAAGGGGAAGATCGTGGTGATCGACCCGGGGCACAACACCGGCAACTTCCGGCACACGGCCGAGATCAACCGGCAGGTGGATGTCGGCAACGGCCGCAAGGAGTGCGACACCACCGGTACGTCCACGGACGACGGGTACGCGGAGGCCCGGTTCACGCTCGATGTGGCGCACCGGCTGCGCGCGTTGCTGGAGCGGCAGGGTGCCACCGTGCGGCTGACCCATGACGAGGGCGGCCCGGACTGGGGGCCGTGCGTGGACGAGCGGGCGGCGATCGGCAACAAGGCGCACGCGGACGCGGCGATCTCGATCCACGCCGACGGGGCGCCGGCGGGCGACCGGGGGTTCCATGTGATCCTGCCGGGCGCCGTGCACGCGGGCGGCGCCGACACCCGGCCGATCGTGGGGCCCTCGCGCGATCTGGGCGAGCGCGTCGCGTCGGACTTCCGCCGCACGACCGGTGAGCCGCCGTCCAACTACATCGGCCACGGCACCGCGCTGGACACCCGCACCGATCTCGGCGGTCTCAATCTGTCAACGGTTCCCAAGGTGTTCATCGAGTGCGGCAACATGCGCGATACCAAGGACGCGGCACTACTGACCAGCGGAACCTGGCGGCAGAAGGCCGCGCGGGGGATGTCCGAGGGAATCGTGAGTTTCCTGCGCGAGTCCTGA
- a CDS encoding prenyltransferase, translating into MTTPRTEHLVLPGVLTAEQAAATVRGILAVQREDGAIPWFRGHHLDPWDHTEAAMALDAAGEHEAAERAYLWLARHQNEDGSWYAAYADGAHDEVTDRARESNFVAYIAVGVWHHYLSTGDDTFLDRMWPCVYAAVEWVLGLQQPGGQIGWRRDEDGTPTADALLTGSSSVHHALRCALAIAEQREEAQPDWELAAGALRHAIRRHPERFLDKNRYSMDWYYPVLGGALTGAEAEARIAGSWDRFVVPGLGVRCVVPNPWVTGGESCELALALWAVGESDRALEILKSVQHLRDADSGLYWTGYVFDDEAIWPRELTTWTAGSLLLAVAALGGHEATCAVFGGTHLPAGLDPDCC; encoded by the coding sequence GTGACCACCCCCCGGACAGAACACCTCGTCCTGCCCGGGGTCCTCACCGCCGAGCAGGCCGCCGCGACCGTACGCGGCATCCTCGCCGTGCAGCGGGAGGACGGCGCGATCCCGTGGTTCAGGGGTCACCACCTGGACCCGTGGGACCACACCGAGGCCGCGATGGCCCTGGACGCGGCCGGTGAGCACGAGGCCGCCGAGCGCGCCTACCTGTGGCTCGCCCGGCACCAGAACGAGGACGGCTCCTGGTACGCGGCCTACGCGGACGGCGCCCACGACGAGGTCACCGACCGCGCCCGCGAGTCCAATTTCGTGGCGTACATAGCCGTCGGCGTCTGGCACCACTACCTGTCCACGGGCGACGACACGTTCCTGGACCGCATGTGGCCCTGCGTCTACGCGGCCGTGGAGTGGGTGCTCGGCCTCCAGCAGCCCGGCGGGCAGATCGGCTGGCGGCGCGACGAGGACGGGACGCCCACCGCGGACGCCCTGCTCACCGGCAGCTCCTCCGTCCACCACGCGCTGCGCTGCGCGCTCGCCATCGCCGAGCAGCGCGAAGAGGCGCAGCCGGACTGGGAGTTGGCGGCCGGGGCGCTGCGGCACGCGATCCGCAGGCACCCGGAGCGGTTCCTGGACAAGAACCGCTACTCGATGGACTGGTACTACCCGGTCCTCGGCGGCGCCCTGACCGGCGCGGAGGCCGAGGCGCGGATAGCCGGGTCCTGGGACCGGTTCGTGGTGCCGGGCCTCGGGGTGCGCTGTGTCGTACCCAATCCCTGGGTGACCGGCGGCGAGTCCTGCGAACTGGCGCTCGCGCTGTGGGCGGTGGGGGAGTCGGACCGGGCGCTGGAGATCCTGAAGTCCGTGCAGCATCTGCGGGACGCCGACTCCGGTCTGTACTGGACGGGTTACGTCTTCGACGACGAGGCGATCTGGCCGCGCGAACTGACCACCTGGACCGCGGGTTCGCTGCTGCTCGCGGTCGCCGCGCTCGGCGGGCACGAGGCGACCTGCGCGGTGTTCGGCGGTACGCACCTCCCGGCGGGCCTCGACCCGGACTGCTGCTGA
- a CDS encoding MFS transporter produces the protein MTSMLETADTPPLISRRTTPPTWLVVALACAGQFLVVLDVSVVNVALPSMRTDLGLSVSGLQWVVNAYAIAFAGFMLLGGRAGDLYGRKRMFLVGLGLFTLASLGGGLAQEGWQLLLARAVQGLGAAVLAPSTLTLLTAAVPEGAARARAIATWAAVGAGGGAAGGLVGGVLVDVLSWRWVLLINVPVGAVVLAGSLRWLVESRAGDRRRLDLPGALLVTAGLATLAYGISRTQEKGWTAPASLLPLAAGVLLIALFLLVEARTLAPLMPLGLLRRRPVASANAAMLVSGSAMFCMWYFMTLYAQNVLGYSPLEAGAALVPSSLAVIIGSKVAPRLMRTAGPRFVAVLGTLIGASGFAWQSTMSAHEAYVTAIMFPGILMMLGGGLAMTPLAALATSGAAVGEAGVVSGLVNTSRTMGGSLGLAVMSTIAAAGTGAGTGPQALTDGYALAFRASTAVLLGGALLMALWLPRHLPHK, from the coding sequence ATGACATCCATGCTGGAGACCGCCGACACCCCGCCCCTCATATCCCGTCGTACGACACCCCCGACCTGGCTGGTGGTGGCGCTGGCCTGCGCCGGACAGTTCCTGGTGGTGCTGGACGTCTCCGTGGTGAACGTCGCGCTGCCGTCCATGCGCACCGACCTCGGTCTCAGCGTGTCCGGCCTGCAATGGGTGGTGAACGCGTACGCGATCGCCTTCGCCGGGTTCATGCTCCTCGGCGGCCGGGCCGGTGATCTGTACGGCCGCAAGCGGATGTTCCTCGTCGGCCTCGGCCTGTTCACCCTGGCCTCGCTGGGCGGCGGCCTCGCCCAGGAGGGCTGGCAGCTGCTGCTCGCCCGCGCGGTGCAGGGACTCGGCGCGGCGGTCCTCGCGCCCTCCACGCTCACCCTGCTGACCGCCGCGGTGCCGGAGGGCGCCGCACGCGCGCGGGCCATCGCCACCTGGGCCGCGGTCGGCGCGGGCGGCGGCGCCGCGGGCGGACTCGTCGGCGGGGTCCTGGTGGACGTGCTGTCCTGGCGCTGGGTGCTGCTGATCAACGTGCCGGTCGGCGCGGTCGTCCTGGCCGGCTCGCTGCGCTGGCTGGTGGAGAGCCGCGCCGGTGACCGCCGCCGCCTCGACCTGCCCGGCGCCCTGCTGGTCACCGCCGGCCTGGCCACGCTGGCGTACGGCATCTCGCGCACCCAGGAGAAGGGCTGGACCGCCCCGGCGAGCCTGCTGCCGCTGGCCGCCGGGGTGCTGCTGATCGCCCTGTTCCTGCTGGTCGAGGCGCGGACCCTGGCCCCGCTGATGCCGCTCGGGCTGCTGCGGCGGCGCCCGGTGGCCTCGGCGAACGCGGCGATGCTGGTGTCCGGCTCGGCGATGTTCTGCATGTGGTACTTCATGACGCTGTACGCGCAGAACGTGCTCGGCTACTCCCCGCTGGAGGCCGGTGCCGCGCTCGTGCCCAGCTCGCTGGCCGTGATCATCGGCTCCAAGGTGGCGCCCCGGCTGATGCGGACGGCGGGCCCGCGCTTCGTGGCGGTGCTCGGCACGCTGATCGGCGCGAGCGGCTTCGCCTGGCAGTCCACGATGAGCGCGCACGAGGCGTACGTCACCGCGATCATGTTCCCGGGCATCCTGATGATGCTGGGCGGCGGTCTGGCGATGACCCCGCTGGCCGCGCTGGCGACCTCGGGGGCGGCGGTCGGCGAGGCCGGGGTGGTCTCGGGCCTCGTCAACACCTCGCGCACGATGGGCGGTTCGCTCGGTCTGGCCGTGATGTCGACCATCGCCGCCGCCGGCACGGGCGCCGGCACCGGCCCCCAGGCCCTGACCGACGGCTACGCCCTGGCCTTCCGCGCCTCCACGGCGGTGCTGCTGGGCGGGGCGCTGCTGATGGCGCTGTGGCTGCCGCGCCATCTGCCGCACAAGTGA
- a CDS encoding class I SAM-dependent methyltransferase: MATAPQPEILAAFEAAKGFMPVDEGLALYAAAVAAGALGLPLLEVGTYCGRSTVLLADAARAAGVTALTVDHHRGSEEQQPGWDYHDPETVDPEVGLMDTLPTFRRTLFRAGLEEHVVALVGRSPQVAAVWGGPLGFVFIDGGHTDEHASADYEGWAPHLADGALLAIHDVFPDPTDEFTGQAPYRVYLRALASGAFTEVSATGSLRILRRTGAGI, from the coding sequence ATGGCCACCGCCCCCCAGCCCGAGATTCTCGCCGCGTTCGAGGCGGCCAAGGGGTTCATGCCCGTGGACGAGGGGCTGGCCCTGTACGCGGCGGCGGTGGCGGCGGGGGCGCTGGGGCTGCCCCTGCTGGAGGTGGGGACGTACTGCGGGCGGTCGACCGTGCTGCTGGCCGACGCGGCACGGGCGGCGGGGGTGACCGCGCTGACCGTGGACCATCACCGGGGCAGCGAGGAGCAGCAGCCGGGCTGGGACTACCACGACCCGGAGACGGTGGACCCCGAGGTGGGGCTGATGGACACGCTGCCCACCTTCCGGCGCACGCTGTTCAGGGCGGGCCTCGAAGAACACGTGGTCGCGCTGGTCGGCCGGTCGCCGCAGGTCGCGGCGGTGTGGGGCGGCCCGCTGGGCTTCGTGTTCATCGACGGCGGCCACACCGACGAGCACGCGAGCGCCGACTACGAGGGCTGGGCCCCGCACCTCGCCGACGGCGCACTGCTCGCCATCCACGACGTGTTCCCCGACCCGACGGACGAGTTCACCGGCCAGGCCCCCTACCGGGTGTACCTGCGCGCCCTCGCCTCCGGCGCCTTCACCGAGGTCTCGGCCACCGGCTCCCTGCGGATCCTGCGGCGAACGGGGGCGGGGATCTGA
- a CDS encoding LLM class F420-dependent oxidoreductase: MRLGLALGYWGRGPDAAHVPLAQEAERLGYGSVWTAESWGSDAFTPLTWIAARTSRIELGTAVAQMAARSPVTTAMHALTLDHLSGGRMTLGLGLSGPQVVEGWYGRPFPASPLTATREYVDVVRQVLRRTAPVSLDGRFHPLPYRGPDGTGLGRPLKPITHPLRPGLPVLLGAEGPRNVAQTVRIADGWLPLYWAPDRPEVYGDSVRELPDGFRVAPMVRVKVCDDVAEGLLPVKAMLGFYIGGMGHASRNFHADLMARMGYPEAARRVQELFLAGRREEAVLAVPDAFADEISLVGPRERIAERLESWRRGPVTDLLVLSPDPCTLRVLAELNS; the protein is encoded by the coding sequence ATGCGGCTCGGTCTCGCGCTCGGGTACTGGGGGCGCGGCCCCGACGCCGCCCATGTGCCGCTCGCCCAGGAGGCGGAACGGCTCGGCTACGGCTCCGTGTGGACGGCCGAGTCCTGGGGCTCGGACGCCTTCACCCCGCTCACCTGGATCGCCGCGCGGACCTCAAGGATCGAGCTGGGTACGGCCGTTGCCCAGATGGCGGCGCGCTCCCCGGTCACCACCGCGATGCACGCGCTCACCCTGGACCACCTCTCCGGCGGACGCATGACGCTGGGGCTCGGGCTGTCCGGGCCGCAGGTGGTGGAGGGCTGGTACGGCCGCCCGTTCCCGGCCTCGCCGCTGACCGCGACCCGGGAGTACGTGGACGTCGTACGGCAGGTGCTGCGCCGTACCGCGCCGGTGTCGCTGGACGGGCGGTTTCATCCGCTGCCGTACCGGGGGCCGGACGGCACCGGGCTCGGCAGGCCGCTCAAGCCGATCACGCATCCGCTGCGGCCCGGTCTCCCCGTGCTGCTCGGCGCGGAGGGCCCCCGGAACGTGGCGCAGACCGTGCGGATCGCCGACGGCTGGCTGCCGCTGTACTGGGCGCCGGACCGGCCCGAGGTGTACGGCGACTCGGTGCGCGAGCTGCCCGACGGGTTCCGGGTGGCGCCCATGGTCCGGGTGAAGGTGTGCGACGACGTGGCCGAGGGGCTGCTGCCGGTGAAGGCGATGCTCGGCTTCTACATCGGCGGCATGGGGCACGCCTCCCGGAACTTCCACGCCGACCTGATGGCCCGTATGGGATACCCCGAAGCGGCCCGCCGGGTACAGGAGTTGTTCCTGGCGGGGCGGCGGGAGGAGGCGGTGCTCGCCGTACCGGACGCCTTCGCCGACGAGATCTCGCTGGTCGGCCCGCGCGAACGGATCGCGGAGCGGCTGGAGTCGTGGCGAAGGGGCCCGGTGACCGACCTGCTGGTCCTGTCACCGGACCCCTGCACACTCCGCGTGCTGGCGGAGCTGAACTCCTAG
- a CDS encoding DUF5336 domain-containing protein translates to MVIGAAVLLFIASFLDLYSYSAAGYSSSQSVWDNLGTGLGTYMGAVIGAALIVLNRCLPQPRKVLGLDLGVVGTAFTVLSAWTLFWTLVDVPNGVDAGAGLVLGFIAALVLAGAAVAAPLVPALQGALLPAPKPVAPSPYGAQSPAGYGYPGAQGAPQQPYGAQPQQGQPYGAQQPAPAQGAAPQQQAAAPADFSPFWFAVPVTRPLFAEDGSPAPIAELAPGTWYLAVEQRGATLIAQTQDGRRGVLQDTSGIQRG, encoded by the coding sequence GTGGTGATCGGAGCAGCGGTGTTGCTGTTCATCGCGTCGTTCCTCGATCTCTACTCCTACTCGGCCGCCGGATACTCGAGCAGCCAGAGTGTGTGGGACAACCTCGGGACGGGCCTCGGCACGTACATGGGGGCCGTCATCGGTGCCGCGCTGATCGTGCTCAACCGCTGCCTGCCGCAGCCGCGCAAGGTGCTGGGCCTGGATCTCGGTGTGGTGGGCACGGCATTCACGGTCCTCTCCGCCTGGACCCTGTTCTGGACGCTGGTGGACGTGCCGAACGGGGTCGACGCGGGCGCCGGGCTGGTGCTCGGGTTCATCGCGGCGCTGGTCCTCGCCGGTGCCGCCGTCGCCGCCCCGCTGGTCCCGGCGCTCCAGGGCGCGCTGCTTCCGGCGCCCAAGCCGGTCGCTCCGAGCCCGTACGGCGCGCAGTCGCCCGCCGGTTACGGCTACCCGGGCGCCCAGGGTGCCCCGCAGCAGCCGTACGGCGCCCAGCCGCAGCAGGGCCAGCCGTACGGCGCGCAGCAGCCGGCGCCCGCGCAGGGTGCCGCGCCGCAGCAGCAGGCCGCCGCTCCGGCGGACTTCTCGCCGTTCTGGTTCGCGGTGCCGGTGACCCGTCCGCTGTTCGCGGAGGACGGCTCGCCCGCCCCGATCGCCGAACTGGCGCCGGGCACCTGGTACTTGGCGGTGGAGCAGCGTGGTGCCACGCTGATCGCCCAGACCCAGGACGGCCGTCGCGGCGTGCTCCAGGACACCTCGGGCATCCAGCGCGGCTGA
- a CDS encoding glycosyltransferase family 4 protein, whose product MTAEAREAGAREDFAADGERPLDIALLTYKGNPFCGGQGVYVRHLSRELARLGHRVEVIGSQPYPVLDEGYPSLTLTELPSLDLYRQPDPFRTPGRGEYRDWIDALEVGTMWTGGFPEPLTFSLRARRLLRARRGDFDVVHDNQTLGYGLLGDVGAPLVTTIHHPITVDRQLELDAAEGRQRRYSVRRWYAFTRMQKRVARRLPSVLTVSGSSRQEIVDHLGVRQDRVHVVHIGADTDLFAPNPAVPEVPGRIVTTSSADVPLKGLVFLVEALAKVRTEHPDAHLVVVGKRPEEGPVAQAVERYGLDGAVEFVKGISDAELVDLIRSAEVACVPSLYEGFSLPAAEAMATGTPLLATTGGAIPEVAGRDGETCLAVPPGDAGALAAGLGRLLGDAGLRARLGAAGRDRVLANFTWARAAQGTVARYREAIAARGPATGTRRPAPETPGRPAAPSVAAVSTASPSDTSVYPESRATC is encoded by the coding sequence GTGACCGCCGAGGCCCGGGAAGCGGGTGCCCGTGAGGACTTCGCCGCCGACGGGGAGCGACCGCTCGACATCGCGCTCCTCACCTATAAAGGGAACCCGTTCTGCGGCGGGCAGGGCGTCTACGTACGGCACCTCTCGCGCGAGCTGGCCCGCCTCGGACACCGCGTCGAGGTCATCGGCTCCCAGCCCTACCCCGTGCTCGACGAGGGCTACCCCTCGCTCACGCTGACCGAGCTGCCGAGCCTCGACCTCTACCGCCAGCCCGACCCCTTCCGCACCCCCGGCCGCGGCGAGTACCGGGACTGGATCGACGCCCTCGAAGTGGGCACGATGTGGACCGGCGGCTTCCCCGAGCCGCTCACCTTCTCGCTGCGCGCCCGCCGGCTGCTGCGGGCCCGGCGCGGCGACTTCGACGTCGTCCACGACAACCAGACCCTCGGCTACGGCCTCCTCGGCGACGTCGGCGCCCCGCTGGTCACCACCATCCACCACCCCATCACCGTGGACCGGCAGCTGGAGCTGGACGCGGCCGAGGGCCGGCAGCGGCGGTACTCCGTGCGCCGCTGGTACGCCTTCACCCGGATGCAGAAGCGGGTCGCGCGCCGGCTGCCCTCGGTGCTCACCGTCTCCGGCAGCTCCCGGCAGGAGATCGTCGACCACCTCGGGGTGCGGCAGGACCGCGTCCACGTGGTGCACATCGGCGCCGACACCGACCTGTTCGCGCCGAATCCGGCGGTGCCCGAGGTGCCGGGGCGGATCGTCACCACCTCCAGCGCCGATGTGCCGCTCAAGGGGCTGGTGTTCCTCGTGGAGGCGCTGGCCAAGGTGCGCACCGAGCACCCGGACGCGCATCTCGTCGTCGTCGGCAAGCGCCCCGAGGAGGGGCCGGTCGCCCAGGCGGTCGAGCGGTACGGCCTGGACGGCGCCGTCGAGTTCGTCAAGGGCATCTCGGACGCCGAACTGGTCGACCTGATCCGCTCCGCCGAGGTCGCCTGCGTGCCCTCGCTGTACGAGGGCTTCTCGCTGCCCGCCGCCGAGGCCATGGCCACGGGGACCCCGCTGCTCGCCACGACCGGCGGCGCGATCCCCGAGGTCGCGGGCCGCGACGGCGAGACCTGCCTCGCGGTGCCGCCCGGCGACGCGGGGGCGCTGGCCGCGGGGCTCGGCCGGCTGCTGGGCGACGCCGGGCTGCGCGCCCGGCTCGGCGCGGCGGGCCGCGACCGCGTCCTGGCCAACTTCACCTGGGCCCGCGCGGCACAGGGCACGGTGGCGCGGTACCGCGAGGCCATCGCCGCCCGCGGCCCCGCCACCGGCACCCGCCGCCCCGCGCCCGAGACCCCCGGCCGCCCCGCGGCCCCGTCGGTTGCCGCCGTTTCCACGGCCTCCCCGAGTGACACCAGCGTCTATCCCGAAAGCAGGGCCACGTGCTGA